In one window of Brachymonas denitrificans DNA:
- a CDS encoding AAA family ATPase, producing MSDQYTYARFWRCALQVNPVGYNGTYRGADHGLDEDGYNQALLQKCLELGIKVVGLADHGSVASVDALRQVLQPHGIVVFPGFEIASNDKTHYVCLFPEDTTVQQLDRYLGNLKLHDPADGIRPSRLSSEELIEEVDLLGGFIYAAHCTQESGLLKNRLNHVWKHPKLRAAQIPGSIDDLTSIEGDFYRKVFLNKDDGYRRERPVAAINAKDVAKPDDLDQPSATCFIKMTRPTFAAFKVAFLDPGSRVRLNSQQAQSPIGKVVRMTVAGGYLDGVRVDFSDHLNTVIGGRGTGKSTLLECLRFALDLPPKGKQAQKLHQEIIKENLGRSAGRVELTVVSSAQNGKQYTISRRHGEPPMVRDMDGNVSTLLPRDLLPGIDIYGQNEIYELAQDETSRVQLLDRFLPQDGEYESKSADVHRRLKDNQQKLTKSLTDLDELNAQVERLPKLEEQLRGFDELGIKEKLAKTSLLAREREIAKTATEGVQSFRDALTDLRDSLPDLDFINDEALEGLPDAAQLLAMRTTLDGLKQGFTGHLTAMQTLLDDKAGQFTTQHDAWQQAIQAHDVELEKALRTLPATAGKSGQEVGVAYQKLMG from the coding sequence ATGAGCGATCAATACACCTACGCGAGATTTTGGCGCTGCGCGCTACAGGTCAATCCTGTCGGCTACAACGGCACCTACAGGGGCGCCGATCACGGGCTGGATGAAGACGGCTACAACCAAGCGCTGCTTCAAAAGTGCCTTGAGCTGGGCATCAAGGTTGTCGGTTTGGCTGACCACGGTAGCGTGGCCAGCGTCGATGCTCTGCGTCAGGTGCTACAGCCGCACGGGATCGTGGTGTTTCCCGGCTTCGAGATCGCCTCGAACGACAAGACGCATTACGTTTGTCTCTTCCCCGAGGACACCACGGTGCAGCAGCTTGATCGCTACCTTGGCAACCTCAAGCTGCACGACCCAGCGGATGGCATTCGGCCTTCTCGGCTGAGTTCGGAAGAGCTGATCGAAGAGGTCGATCTACTGGGCGGGTTCATCTACGCTGCACATTGCACGCAGGAAAGCGGGCTGCTGAAAAACCGCCTGAACCACGTCTGGAAGCATCCCAAGCTGCGCGCGGCCCAGATTCCGGGGTCGATAGACGACCTGACGAGCATCGAGGGGGACTTCTATCGCAAGGTGTTCTTGAACAAGGACGACGGCTACCGGCGTGAGCGTCCTGTGGCAGCGATCAATGCCAAGGATGTTGCCAAGCCTGATGACTTGGATCAGCCGAGCGCAACGTGCTTCATCAAGATGACACGGCCCACTTTCGCAGCGTTCAAGGTGGCCTTCCTTGATCCGGGATCGCGAGTCCGGCTCAACTCGCAGCAGGCCCAAAGCCCAATTGGTAAGGTGGTCCGCATGACGGTGGCCGGTGGCTACCTTGATGGCGTCCGGGTGGATTTTTCAGACCATCTCAACACGGTGATCGGCGGCCGTGGAACGGGTAAGTCAACCTTGCTCGAATGCCTGCGCTTCGCCTTGGACTTGCCACCCAAAGGCAAGCAGGCGCAGAAGCTCCACCAAGAGATCATCAAGGAAAACCTTGGTCGCTCGGCCGGTCGGGTTGAGCTGACAGTGGTGTCCTCTGCCCAGAACGGCAAGCAGTACACCATTTCGCGCCGTCATGGCGAGCCGCCGATGGTGCGTGACATGGATGGCAACGTCTCGACCCTGCTCCCGCGCGACTTGCTGCCGGGCATCGACATTTATGGGCAGAACGAGATTTACGAGCTGGCCCAAGATGAAACCAGCCGGGTGCAGTTGCTGGATCGCTTCCTTCCTCAAGACGGAGAGTACGAGTCCAAGAGCGCCGACGTGCATAGGCGCTTGAAAGACAACCAGCAGAAGCTCACGAAGTCCCTGACCGATCTCGACGAGCTGAATGCACAGGTTGAGCGTTTGCCCAAGCTGGAAGAGCAGCTTCGCGGTTTTGATGAGCTGGGGATCAAGGAGAAGCTGGCCAAGACCTCATTGCTCGCGCGCGAGCGAGAGATTGCCAAGACCGCGACCGAGGGCGTACAGAGCTTTCGCGACGCGCTTACAGACCTGCGTGACAGCTTGCCTGACCTTGACTTCATCAACGATGAGGCGCTTGAGGGCTTGCCTGATGCTGCCCAGTTGCTCGCCATGCGCACGACGCTGGATGGACTCAAGCAGGGGTTCACCGGCCATCTGACCGCGATGCAGACCTTGCTTGATGACAAGGCGGGACAGTTCACCACCCAGCATGACGCATGGCAGCAGGCGATTCAGGCGCACGATGTCGAGTTGGAGAAGGCGCTGCGCACGTTACCCGCCACTGCTGGAAAGAGCGGGCAGGAGGTCGGTGTTGCCTATCAGAAGTTGATGGG
- a CDS encoding Eco57I restriction-modification methylase domain-containing protein: MDTNTKKGYDLINRRRKQWVNEEEVRHAWMKGLEEALQIDLDAERAKRDSSYNNVVIEFKGPGLFKGSETSPKFIEATDGRLLKYIPRLAAEQGLDEKDYIGIAIDGDHVGFAQVQDGKIVHQPLMPFSTIAFQMVVDALRANFRRAITSENLAEDFGHLSETGREFMQELSNALADALGQPGNRKIKMLFEEWATLYGQAADLSIQQRKKINGSLGFDFAGPAAIDLPAKLFVTHTFHSLLMKLIAAEIVAAHGMASSTSLIHELLALGSDEALIEALRSDVENGGFFNAVGLHGFVEEAIFSWYLDATTKKAIRTSMCLAIRTLLAQLSVYRFDTIKKTGRSRDVLRDFYQDLVPEELRKSLGEFYTPDWLVEHSVAKLGYKRDKWLAARLLDPTCGSGSFLLEAIEQKRRAALTAGWTAEQTVDMLTTTVWGFDLNPLAVQSSRVNFLIAIADLLQQCKGKDVEIPVLLADAVYSPAPHPDGDQKVVEYSIGSQQANLQVVLPADLARDRVLLDKVFQLMGEEVENDTEFPPVSKALVKAKILSKAQADEWNDHLKTTYDQVLALHRQNWNGIWFRIVRNFFWSATAGQFDAIVGNPPWVRWSNLPEAYRNRAKPTCEKYAIFSDTKFHGGNELDISAIITYTTADKWLVEDGRLVFVITQTVFQSPSSQGFRRFRINATDRLVPISIDDMKELKPFPDAANKTAVAMFTKKVGGTTRYPLDYRVWLGKPKTDNAGNPKKGRGGQVARLKAIDPRLHRAEVADLVDVIQMEANPVSQTMEGAPWAIMKPGHFAACQPMFGPSTWVNGRKGITTDLNGVYFVDVIDSNPATKTVKVRTRPHEGKTDLGQPREFWVEAESLFPLAKGAGDLHPCYFLPENTLYAFVPNKGIDRASLDSAAARYSSHTNPKTFKFFKAYKPFLESRSTFKTRMKGAPFFAIYNVGDYTFAPYKVIWAEMTGDFSAAVVASGSVPGYGSRVYVPDHKLYFADFDQPEPAFYLCGLLHSEIVKEMIEAHNVATNMGDIFKHVSLPEYDASLAEHKALAELVKQAHQEHDSKKRANIVAKVRAAAAEIIEAEIALRQ, encoded by the coding sequence ATGGACACCAATACCAAGAAGGGCTACGACCTCATCAATCGCCGCCGCAAGCAGTGGGTCAACGAGGAAGAAGTACGCCACGCATGGATGAAGGGGCTTGAAGAGGCCTTGCAGATCGACTTGGACGCGGAGAGAGCCAAGCGCGACTCCAGCTACAACAACGTCGTCATCGAGTTCAAAGGCCCCGGCCTCTTCAAGGGGAGTGAGACAAGTCCGAAGTTCATCGAGGCGACCGATGGTCGTCTCTTGAAATACATCCCCCGCTTGGCTGCCGAGCAAGGGCTGGATGAGAAGGACTACATCGGTATTGCCATCGACGGCGATCATGTGGGCTTTGCTCAAGTCCAAGACGGCAAGATCGTTCACCAGCCACTGATGCCGTTCTCGACCATTGCCTTCCAGATGGTGGTCGATGCGCTGAGAGCAAATTTCCGGCGAGCCATCACATCAGAGAACCTAGCCGAGGACTTTGGGCATCTATCCGAGACAGGCCGCGAGTTTATGCAGGAACTGTCCAATGCTCTTGCTGACGCTCTTGGGCAGCCCGGCAACCGCAAAATCAAGATGCTCTTCGAGGAATGGGCAACCTTGTATGGGCAGGCTGCTGACCTCAGCATTCAACAGCGCAAGAAGATCAATGGGTCATTGGGATTTGACTTCGCAGGCCCGGCCGCCATTGACTTGCCCGCCAAGCTTTTCGTTACCCACACCTTTCATTCCCTGCTGATGAAGCTGATCGCGGCCGAGATCGTGGCTGCACATGGCATGGCGTCAAGCACTTCCCTGATCCATGAGCTACTGGCTCTCGGATCGGACGAAGCTCTGATTGAGGCCCTACGCTCGGATGTCGAGAACGGCGGGTTCTTCAACGCAGTCGGCTTGCATGGCTTCGTCGAAGAAGCCATCTTTAGTTGGTATCTGGATGCCACAACTAAGAAGGCGATCCGCACGTCGATGTGCTTGGCGATTCGCACCTTGCTAGCTCAGCTTTCGGTCTATCGCTTCGATACCATCAAGAAGACCGGGCGCTCGCGCGATGTTTTGCGTGACTTCTATCAGGACTTGGTGCCGGAGGAATTGCGCAAGAGCCTTGGCGAGTTCTACACGCCGGACTGGTTGGTCGAGCACTCTGTGGCCAAGCTCGGCTACAAGCGAGACAAGTGGCTTGCTGCTCGGCTACTTGACCCGACATGCGGGTCGGGTTCGTTCTTGCTGGAGGCTATTGAGCAGAAGCGCCGAGCAGCGCTGACGGCGGGATGGACTGCTGAGCAGACCGTGGACATGCTGACCACGACGGTCTGGGGCTTCGACCTCAACCCACTTGCTGTGCAATCCTCTCGCGTCAACTTCCTGATCGCTATCGCAGACCTGTTGCAGCAGTGCAAGGGTAAAGACGTTGAGATTCCCGTTCTCTTGGCTGATGCGGTGTACTCCCCTGCCCCCCACCCTGACGGCGATCAAAAGGTGGTTGAGTACAGCATTGGCAGTCAGCAAGCAAATCTGCAAGTTGTTCTACCTGCCGACTTGGCGCGTGATCGCGTGTTGCTCGACAAAGTATTCCAGCTCATGGGAGAAGAGGTTGAAAACGACACTGAATTCCCGCCCGTCTCTAAGGCGCTGGTGAAAGCCAAGATACTGAGCAAGGCGCAGGCCGATGAGTGGAATGACCACCTCAAGACGACCTATGACCAAGTGCTCGCACTGCATCGGCAGAACTGGAACGGCATTTGGTTCAGGATTGTGCGCAACTTCTTTTGGTCAGCTACTGCCGGACAGTTTGATGCCATTGTTGGTAATCCGCCTTGGGTACGATGGTCGAATCTCCCAGAGGCATACCGGAACCGAGCTAAGCCCACCTGCGAAAAGTACGCCATCTTCTCGGACACCAAGTTCCACGGTGGTAACGAATTAGACATTTCCGCCATCATCACCTACACGACGGCTGACAAGTGGCTGGTCGAAGATGGACGGTTGGTGTTTGTCATCACGCAGACGGTGTTCCAGTCGCCTTCGTCGCAAGGCTTCCGGCGCTTCCGCATCAATGCAACCGACCGCTTGGTGCCTATCTCCATCGATGACATGAAGGAGCTAAAGCCGTTTCCAGACGCGGCCAATAAAACGGCTGTCGCCATGTTCACGAAGAAGGTAGGGGGCACGACCCGCTATCCGTTGGACTACCGGGTCTGGCTTGGCAAGCCCAAGACCGACAACGCAGGCAATCCGAAGAAGGGACGCGGCGGTCAAGTGGCTCGCTTGAAGGCAATCGACCCACGTCTACATCGTGCAGAGGTGGCTGATCTTGTGGATGTGATCCAGATGGAAGCCAATCCCGTCTCGCAGACTATGGAGGGGGCTCCTTGGGCCATCATGAAGCCGGGGCACTTCGCCGCATGTCAGCCGATGTTTGGCCCCTCTACTTGGGTCAACGGCCGTAAGGGCATCACGACTGACCTGAATGGCGTCTATTTTGTGGATGTCATTGACTCGAACCCTGCAACAAAGACGGTCAAGGTGCGAACTCGGCCACATGAAGGCAAAACCGACTTGGGGCAGCCGCGCGAATTCTGGGTTGAGGCTGAGAGCTTGTTTCCCCTGGCAAAGGGCGCAGGCGACCTCCATCCATGCTATTTCCTGCCGGAGAACACGCTCTATGCGTTCGTGCCTAATAAGGGCATTGACCGGGCATCATTGGACAGCGCTGCGGCGCGCTACAGCAGTCACACGAATCCCAAGACATTCAAGTTTTTCAAAGCCTACAAGCCATTTTTGGAGTCGCGTTCCACCTTCAAGACGCGCATGAAGGGTGCTCCCTTCTTCGCAATCTACAACGTGGGCGACTACACCTTCGCACCCTACAAGGTCATTTGGGCCGAGATGACGGGCGATTTTTCTGCGGCCGTCGTGGCGTCTGGGTCTGTGCCGGGCTACGGGTCGCGTGTTTATGTCCCTGACCACAAGCTCTACTTTGCGGACTTCGATCAACCGGAGCCAGCCTTTTATTTGTGCGGATTGCTTCACTCGGAGATCGTCAAGGAGATGATCGAGGCGCACAACGTGGCAACCAATATGGGCGACATCTTCAAGCATGTGAGTCTGCCTGAGTATGACGCCAGTTTGGCCGAGCACAAGGCGCTTGCTGAGCTGGTGAAGCAGGCCCATCAAGAGCATGACTCTAAGAAGCGGGCCAATATCGTCGCCAAGGTCAGGGCTGCTGCTGCTGAGATCATTGAAGCTGAAATCGCACTTCGCCAGTAA